Within the Echinicola sp. 20G genome, the region ACGCTATTCGTACAGGTACACCTCTTGAGGTGGTTGAAAATCTCCAAGAATTGGAAGATGATGGAGAACCTTATGAAAACATCGAAGAGATCTGGCCAGATTATCCAACAAAAGATGACTTCTTCTTCAATGAAGATGAATATTAAAAAGAGCCCTTTATAAAGGGCTCTTTTTGCTTTAAACTCCCAGTACTGACTTTAGCTTATTCATACCTGATCTACTTACAGGAATCACCTCACCCCCTCTTAATCGGACTATGTGCCCATCTTTTTCATAGGGTTCGATTCTTGATATTTCAGAAACCTTTACTAGATAGGATCGATGTACTCGGACAAATAATTTCGGATCCAAAACTGACTCAAAAAACTTTAACGTCTTGTTTTTCAGATACTTTTGGTTTAACAAATAGATATTCACATAATCATCGTTGGCTTCAAAATATTTAACTTCCTTAACAGGAACAACCTTAATCTCTCCCTTTTCCTTCAACACTATTCGACTGGCAAACTCTTCTCCCACCGAGTGATGACTGGACAACAAATTATCAATTTCTGAACTTGCTCCGCGCTGAAGGAACTTGCCTATAGCTTGGGCAAAACGCTCTTTGGAGAAGGGCTTCAAAAGGTAATCTACGGCATGTGCATCAAATGCTTTCATAGCATAAGCATCAAACGCCGTAGTAAAAATGACACCTGGAGGCTTATCTAAGAGTTCCAACATTTCAAAACCGGTAATTTTGGGCATTTGAACATCCAAAAAAATCAAGTCAGGAGCAAACTCTTGAATGGCCTTTAACCCTTGAAAACCATCTAAACAAACCTTAACAACCTCAAAGTTAGGATAGTCTTCTAAATACTCTTCAACAAGTTGCCCAGCTAATGGTTCATCATCAATTATTACAGTTTTGATCATAGGTAATTGGAATTCTTAAACTAACTCTAAATAAATCATCAGATTTACTTACACTAAGTAAATCATTTCTTCCAAACAAAAGATAAACTCTCCTTTTAACGGACTCCAAGCCAAAGCCCTCCCCTTTTTCATTCACTGCGTTGGGGTCGTATGGATTGGAAATCTTTACTTCTAAGTATCCTTTCACTTTAGCCACATGCACTTGAATCATGACTTCTTCCAACTGTCCGTAAACACCGTGTTTCACGGCATTCTCCAACAAGGGCTGAATCAAAAGCGGTGGAACCATCAATGGGCAAGCCTCCTCTTCCACTTCAAACTCTACTTCCAGCCGATGACCAAACCTAACTTTCTCAATTTTCAAAAAAAGTTTAAGGTAATTGGTTTCTTCTTCTACCGTAACCCATTCCATATCATTTTTTCGGATGGTTCCCCGCAGAAACTCCGAAAGCTGCAAAATCATTTCTCGAGCTTGTTCTGGCTGTCTCTTGACCAAGGCATTCACTGAATTCAAGCTGTTAAACAGAAAGTGTGGCTGCAATTGCTGACGCAAGTGATACAGTTCTGCTTCTTTGGACAGCCGCTCCATTGTCTCGGATCGTTTTCTAACTTCCAATTGATCTTCAAGCTGTCCTCCTACAACCAAAATTGCAGTATACATTCCCAATACAATCAAAACTATTACAGCCCTGATAACCAAGGAATCATTTAGAAAATCAAGATAGGCCAAATCAAATTTGACAAAGTATTTGAGCACCATACTAGCAGCAAAGACCACAAAAATATCCAGCACCAATGGAAGCCCAACCAACAACCAAGTATTACTTTTTTGAGGCTGGTAAAACCTAAAGATATTTTCAAGGAGCATCACCCCTCCAGATGCCAAGCCAGTAAAAACAATGCTATCTAAAAAACTGGTCTTTAAATCCCAGCCATAATATGTTATCAAATAGGCTATACCGACAATCACCAGGAATACAAAAATCAAAATTTTGAGCCATCCCTGATCAGAGGTTTTCAGTAGCCTGGTTATCATACTAAGCTTTACTTAAAAGGATTTTACTTCAAGACCACCAAATAGTACGGTTCCATTGATAACCAGAACCTTCCCTGTTTCTTCACCAGACTTAGGGTACATTCGTTTGTCTTCAACTCCGGCAAAAATATTGGTCACTCCCATTTTTAATTCCCAATGAGGTGGCATCAATAATTTCACTCCACCAAAAGCCACTTCGACATTCAAAACGGCATTATCAGCCAAGTCAGCTTGGGTAAGGTCGATTTCAGTTCCTCCAAAAAAAGCGGATACTTTGCCCCCTTTAAAGTTTTTAGACATCACCCTTTTTTGGATACCACAAAACAAGGCCTGTGAATTCACCATATCCTTTTGTTCTGTTTGGAATTCTGCAGAGTCAGCATGCCCAAAACTGGTATCTGACATAAATGTTTCTCCTTTCCCTGTACTCTTCCCTTCTTCACTAGTCCCTGAGGAACTCCCTCCTGAAAATCCACTCCAATTATTAAAATCCTGAAACTTATTCTGCTTTTTGGTAGCCAAAAGGAAAATACCTAGAATAATTAAGCCAATCGGTATCAGGTAAGGTTCTATACCAAATGGAATATTCAACTCATTTTTAACAAGGAAAAACCCTCCAAAAAGCAGCATGAAAGCTCCAAAACCACTTTGGAAATTATGCTTGGCCAAAGAGATAACACCTATGGCCACAAAAATCATTGGCCAAGAGAATATCCAGTCTGGAATAAAAATGTCCATCTTACGAAGCAGCAAGAACAAGCCTATTGCCAGCACAATCAAACCGGTAGTTACCCTACCTCCATCTCCATTTCCGTATTTTCTTTTCATAGCATTATAGTTTAGCAGATTGTCAACATAACAACCATGAACCAAAACTACTTCAACTTATGAAATTTTCAGAAACCAATTAGGTCATCCCACTCAAAAAATCGGTAAATCGACAAATTTAATCGGTAAAAGTCAGGGCTTGCTTTTTTGAATCAGAAACTCAGCATAATCCATATCCTCAGGTGTGGTAATCTTAATGTTCTCCGCATTGCCCGCTATCAGGCTTACTTGCCAGCCTTGATGCTCATAGACTGTTGCATCATCTGTAAAATGATGAAGTTCAGTTACGTTAAAAGCTTGTCTAATTTTACCTAAGTTAAAAGTCTGGGGTGTTTGGACCAACCTGAAATATTGCCGCTCCTGGTAAAAAGACCTGTTCTCATCGGTCAATTTCCTGATAGAGTCTTTTAGTGGAACTACAGCAATACCACTTCCGGTCCGTTCTGCTTCTACAAAACTATTCCCAATAACCTCTTTACTCACAAAGGGCCTCACCCCATCATGAATAGCCACCAAACCATCGTTCCAATCAATCGCTCCTAACCCATTCTTCACCGACTGGAACCTAGATTTTCCTCCTGCCACCACCTGATGAGGCACTTGAAAATCAAACCTAGATTTAAGTTCTTCCCAAAATGAAAAATCATTTTCAGGTATAACCAGAATTAAGTCAAGAGATTGATCAAACTTGTAAAATATTTCCAAAGTATGCATTAAAACAGGCTTATCACCTATTTCCAAATACTGCTTCGGTATTGGCGTCCCCATTCTGGTGCCCCTTCCCCCTGCTACAATTATCGCTGCTTTGTTCATAAAACTCGTTTAGCTTGACGCTGCAAAAGTAGGTATTATAAAAGAAGATTATATATTGGTAATGTTATCCTTAGGTAAAAATATTATAATAAAAAAGGCTCTAAATAGAGCCTTTTTTATTATATGATTAACATTGCATCTCCATAAGAGAAGAACTTGTATTTTTCTTTAACTGCTTCCTGATAAGCTTTCATAATCAAATCGTAGCCTCCAAATGCCGCAGTGGTCATCAACAAAGTTGATTCGGGCATATGGAAATTGGTGATCAAAGCATTGGCGATCTTAAAGTCATATGGCGGGATGATGAACTTATCAGTCCATCCGCTGGAAGCCTTCAATCTATTATTAGCAGTTACTGAGGATTCGACCGTCTTCAACGAGGTGGTACCTACGGAAACAACCCTTTTCTTATTGTCCAAAGCTTTATTAACCAATTCAACGGTAGGCTCAGGAATATCATAATTCTCAGAATCCAT harbors:
- a CDS encoding DUF2795 domain-containing protein; its protein translation is MYWTLELASYLEDAPWPATKDELIDYAIRTGTPLEVVENLQELEDDGEPYENIEEIWPDYPTKDDFFFNEDEY
- a CDS encoding LytTR family DNA-binding domain-containing protein; this encodes MIKTVIIDDEPLAGQLVEEYLEDYPNFEVVKVCLDGFQGLKAIQEFAPDLIFLDVQMPKITGFEMLELLDKPPGVIFTTAFDAYAMKAFDAHAVDYLLKPFSKERFAQAIGKFLQRGASSEIDNLLSSHHSVGEEFASRIVLKEKGEIKVVPVKEVKYFEANDDYVNIYLLNQKYLKNKTLKFFESVLDPKLFVRVHRSYLVKVSEISRIEPYEKDGHIVRLRGGEVIPVSRSGMNKLKSVLGV
- a CDS encoding sensor histidine kinase, translated to MITRLLKTSDQGWLKILIFVFLVIVGIAYLITYYGWDLKTSFLDSIVFTGLASGGVMLLENIFRFYQPQKSNTWLLVGLPLVLDIFVVFAASMVLKYFVKFDLAYLDFLNDSLVIRAVIVLIVLGMYTAILVVGGQLEDQLEVRKRSETMERLSKEAELYHLRQQLQPHFLFNSLNSVNALVKRQPEQAREMILQLSEFLRGTIRKNDMEWVTVEEETNYLKLFLKIEKVRFGHRLEVEFEVEEEACPLMVPPLLIQPLLENAVKHGVYGQLEEVMIQVHVAKVKGYLEVKISNPYDPNAVNEKGEGFGLESVKRRVYLLFGRNDLLSVSKSDDLFRVSLRIPITYDQNCNN
- a CDS encoding LiaI-LiaF-like domain-containing protein — translated: MKRKYGNGDGGRVTTGLIVLAIGLFLLLRKMDIFIPDWIFSWPMIFVAIGVISLAKHNFQSGFGAFMLLFGGFFLVKNELNIPFGIEPYLIPIGLIILGIFLLATKKQNKFQDFNNWSGFSGGSSSGTSEEGKSTGKGETFMSDTSFGHADSAEFQTEQKDMVNSQALFCGIQKRVMSKNFKGGKVSAFFGGTEIDLTQADLADNAVLNVEVAFGGVKLLMPPHWELKMGVTNIFAGVEDKRMYPKSGEETGKVLVINGTVLFGGLEVKSF
- a CDS encoding 2-C-methyl-D-erythritol 4-phosphate cytidylyltransferase, giving the protein MNKAAIIVAGGRGTRMGTPIPKQYLEIGDKPVLMHTLEIFYKFDQSLDLILVIPENDFSFWEELKSRFDFQVPHQVVAGGKSRFQSVKNGLGAIDWNDGLVAIHDGVRPFVSKEVIGNSFVEAERTGSGIAVVPLKDSIRKLTDENRSFYQERQYFRLVQTPQTFNLGKIRQAFNVTELHHFTDDATVYEHQGWQVSLIAGNAENIKITTPEDMDYAEFLIQKSKP